The Amaranthus tricolor cultivar Red isolate AtriRed21 chromosome 2, ASM2621246v1, whole genome shotgun sequence genome contains the following window.
CACATATTCTTATTGAATATGAAAGTGTTTACTTATTCCCACATTGATGTTTCAAGTAGGGTAAACATACTTCAACTATTCAAAAGAAAGCAGATTACAGATAGAATAATGTAAACTACAAGTCAAAAAACTAAAAGTATTAATCCATGCCTCTATGGAGTACTTTTAAAGAAAAGCAGGCCAAATAAAAGtgaaagaaaaaacaataacaataacttcaATAATCAAGCACAGCAGTAGGCAAATCATTTCAAATTACCCATGAAAAATCGGTACTTTAAACATCCGGTACTAAACAAATTACATGAACTTTGCAAACGGACAACGTGGGTAAGCAAAGAGGCCTGAACTTTAACattcaacttttattttttccatAAATAACGGAAGGTTAGAAAATCAGATTGTTGGATTTATAGGTTCATTCTTCTGGATGGGTGTCCTCCTGCCTCGGCCTAGGCTCAGCGGCCTGATGTTCTCGATCAACTTTCTCTACATTGGAACTTGGAAGTTTCCAAGCACATTTATTTCCGAAATTTTCAAGGAATATACACCCATCACTTCAACTAGGCAACACTAATTTGTGGCGAAGCATTTTTCGTTAATGGAGTTATGCCCTGAGTCCTGACATTAACTATATCACAGAGACAATAGGTcttataaagttatttttagAGGTAACAAAGGGACCATAGTAACCGGCAAGATTGTGTGAAGGATATACGAAAATATAGAAAGTAGGGATTTGAGTTTTTGGTTGGCAAAGTTTGATATTCGTCGGTTGtcgtacattttttttttttagtttacttaACTACCATTTGATTATTTAGTTTACATAACTACCATTTGATTATGATTCTACATATCATCAATTCTAACCCATATGACTAGTAGCATTCGAGATAGCTAGGTGAAGATTAATAGTACAAGCATAATAGATACCTTGGAAACCCATGAGGATTCATAATCAGATCAGGGCAGATGCCACGCTCAGAGAATACAAGATCTTCCTGTTGAACAATGGTACCACATACACCTTTCTGTCCATGTCTGCTGCTAAACTTATCGCCAACCTGCAAGACATAATGCATTAGCGATCTGCTTTGACAACTTTGTATAgtattgaaattttaaatagcTATCACCTCAGGACGGCGAGTTTGACGAATGATGAAGTTTATGCACATATTGTCATTCTTGTCAGAAAAGAGTGCCACTCGATCTACCACTGAATTATCTCCAGCAAGTCCGCTTTGTTTGAAGGGTGTGGGTCTATACTGACTAGAAGCATACCAAATTACGTCAGAATATTTACCATCCACAATATTGATATCTATAAAGCACGGGTTGTTTTCATCGTTTAAGGTTCCATATTAGTACTCCGCATAATTTTGGAAGCAATGATTTGGTCTAACGAAGAGCAAGAATTGAACAAACAAGAAAAGAAACAAACAACgggaaataaaaaagaaataagggACAAAATAAACAACCTATCTGGTATCTCTCTTGCCATTGATCCCCTCGTAACCATTGGTGTTTGTTTGTTTATCAAAATGTCATCTTGTCGAACAATTTGCCCTGGAGCAGCAATACCATCATCATCCAATGCCTATAAACAGTAAAACCACATGACAGAATTATTACACCACACACTCAATAAAGAAGATGTATAATGCTTATTATATAGCACTTTGATTATTGACTGTTCACCAATACCAACAACTCCAGGAACAAAAGAAGAAAACTATCAGAGGTGAACTAGTGAAGAGCACAACAAGAAATATGCATCTAACAATCCCACACTATTCGTTTAACCCGCAAACTAACCCTCTCTCCCCATATAGGACTCCCActctaataaaaagaaaaaagtagaaCTCATTATAGAGAATTTAAAGTAGTACACCAAAGCCCATAAAGCAAGGTAGACAATTGAAAACAAAACTTCCCCCAATTCCTTGTACTcctgacaatcgaaaacaacacaTGAATTCACGCAAACACTGCAAAAGGGGCAAAAAATCCATAGCCAAAACAACATAAAACAACACATGAAGTCACGCAAACACTGCAAAAGGGGGAAAAATCCATAGCCAAAACAACATACGGAGTCGCAAAAGATAGACCATTCACATGAATTACATCAGGAAGCTCCGACTTTGAGAGAGAAAATGTAAGAGATTTGATGTAGTACCTGCATTTTTTCGGCGAAATACCCTTCTTTTTTTGGTGGAAGGATTCTGTCAGATGTATTATTCTCATACCTCTGCATAATCCCACTCTTTCTATCAAGTagaaaatacaaaagaaaaaacaatatatCAGTCATCATACAAATTTGAAGAATATTGATTTGTCACTGGCACAGAATTGAACAATACTTTTTCATCACTATACAACGTCCAAAACCACGATCCAATGAAGCTTTATTCATAACGATAGCATCCTCTATATCATATCCACTGTAGCTCATAACTGCAACAGTAGCATTCTGTCCAGCTCCAAGATTGTCATACTTCACCTATAAGTGTAAAGCTACTCGTTCAGATATAGGCATTAGTCAAACAAAGTTGCTAAATACATTTTCAAGAAACTAATCAATAAGGGGGACAATCAAAAAGAACGTCATAAACCCTCGCCGGGTTCTGGAGCTGGAGAAAACCTTACCCTTACAACAAAAAATGGTTCTTTCAAGTTGAACCTCATTTGCAAATATCTTCAGcaaattcacataaataagaagcaaAATTTCGAATAAATCAGTGAACATACCAATtcaattgtttttgttgttagCAAAGGCCTTTGAGGATATACTAAGAGATATAGTAATGTGTCCATCCGGAAAAGCTGCaacatcaataaataatgagaataatgaacaatcagCTTACCATAAAGCCATAAATCAATTAAAGCCATGAGATCCCACTTGCCTGATTGTAAGCAATATTCCCCATTGCCTGTTTTCCCATAGCACACTATAGAGCAAAAGGAAATCGACATTtgaataaatgaataatgaggGAAATAAGTTAGTAAGCATTTTGCTAGCTTCCGGAAAATAACGGTAAGCAATACCAGAGAAAAGAAGCAACACGTGCCTGATATGTATTTCTGGGTGACTGATTGTGATGGGGATAAGGGATTAAGCCAGCAATAACACCCAAGATTGTAAAAGGCTCTATTTCGATATGAGTTGTTTCTGGTACGGCTTCATCTTCGTACAATGCAATCTGACAAGCACGCACAAATATACGTTATCTTGATACTGTTTGATCGTGTATAAGAGTCAACGGAAACATGATGCAAAACGTAAATTAGTGACTAACCAAGGTATTGTTTTCCTCATTGACATCAAGATACTCGATCAATCCCTCACGCAAAAAGTCATCAAAGGTTCGAACTCCATCCTACAAAAGCATAATGGTTTGGATAGtatagaaataaataatttataggcACCTCATATTAGCATTGCATAAAACTCACCCGCAACTCCTTCATGTGATGTTCTTTGATCCTTGATATACCTTTATCAGCTATTACAAGAGGGCGGCAGACACGACCTCCATCCGACGCAATATACACACAACACTACAAGAATAATAATTCAAGCTTTACGAAATAATTTCACACCGGAACGAAGAAAATTATGTCAAGACTTTTACATCAAGATGAAGAACTAGCATGAACAATCacaaaaattttgttaaagaaatctCCACAATGAATACTACAACCTTTGACAGCCTAATAAACAAATACTTCAATCGTAACACACCTTATTTACCAAGTATTGTTCATCAACAATAAAGACAAGAGTAAATGCAATTAAATTACAATGGCGGAAACTTATACTTAAATCAAGCGTATTATTATCTGACCACAATGTGAAATGCCAAGGATTACAAAAATCCCAAATTATacacataagtttattaaaATAACTTCAAATTCAACAATGCTAGATCATTGATCCCAAAATATTAGGGTTGCTACAAATTTAAGACAAAGAactaataacttaatttaattgaacaatcatatatacaaaaattgcacacaaaaatactaaaaatagtttaaaacataaatttatgtttatacaGAGAGACGAAGGGGAAGAGAGTACGTGCACTATTAGTTTCCTTTGAGATACGTAATTtgttatcttattttattcaatactTTGAATCAGAAGgagaagaaaataattttttaaaattgagtCGGAATTTGCTTAACTACTTAAATAACACGATAATTGATATATAGTAAAtacactttttcttttttcaaaaaaattatttctttttaagtattaacaaaaaaattatctattctttgttttttatGGTAAAGAACTAGTATTTCTACATTTGCATACTCATCTTTGACATTGAATTAcactctattttattttttccttttagaAATTTTCTTTACTGAAATATTTCCATTATTTTTTAAACTCGTTTGATGTTGTGGTGTCTTTTTCTCATtccttttttatatttatttcaatatttataCGCATATAAGAATAGTATCCTATACGAAATGAATTAGGGTTTATTAACTtctcaaattaaataaaagtacaACTTTAACCCAAAAAGATTAATCTTGAAATAACATGGAAAAACAGTTTTTACCAAAATGATTACTACTACCTCCATTCTTATTTACTATTCTCATTTTCCTCacgaaaaaaattcaaattttttttgccattatgaATTCCAGTTCGAACATCTTTTTGGGCAAAAATAACCTTAATCGCTCAacaatttactaaaaatacatCAAACATTAACATTTTTAACCCTCCAAAATTTACTTGATTCTTCTCATATTAACTCTCCTTTTTACTAATCTCCTTTACTCATTTCTATGATGTCATGCAACGATAATTACTATTTATTCAAATCAATAATTACTCTTAACGAAATCTTATCCCTCATTAATACTCTCGTTGGTTTATGCCCATAAGCTAAATGGGAAGAGCATTGGAAAATGGATGGAGTAATAACACTAGGCAtctgtaaaacaaaaaaaaataatatacttgttctaaaataaatattaattagatTACTATTAAAAGTATTACATCATTTCACTCTAAGTTGGATATCATCTATTATCTTTTTGAGGAATCATACGATGGATTGTGAATCAGCTATATACATTAATTGCTGGTTCACCTATAAATAATTCAATGATCTACAATAAAATGCTTCCATGAAAAATGTAACTTGTATTTATCCATAAAGACCATGATCCTACGTTCACTTCTTATTAGTGCTAGGATCAGTTTACCAAACCATTTTCttcaaatcaatttttttactCCATCAACATCATTTGTTGGTAGCCTTAATTTCATTGAAGATCCTTGAATGTCCATCTCTATATCTTTTCTCTAACCTTCTACTCCTTATAAGCAACTACAACCTATCGCGGATGAATTCCATTTGAAATCCTAtcattcaaaaaataatttctacATCCATCTCAAGATAAGCATCTTTGTTAGATCAATCATCTTACCATGACCCATCTCGGAAGGCTAAAAAAACACATGCTTATGTTGCTCTTAAAACCTATTAAATTTATATCTTTAATCATGAGGTATGCTAGGTCGCAAAAAATCCTAATCTATCGTACTCCATTTTGATTGCTTAACGATAATCTTGTGAGCTACTTCCTTTGTCCCAATGGAGAAAAAGATTTTTAAGGGAATAGAGCATGTGGTTGAAGTTAAGCAACTGAGAAGAGAGTGAGAGAGGCAGAGAGAAAAAAAGGGGGGGCAACCTTACATAGTAAGAAAAACGAGCAAATTCAAAGGGAAATCCAAAGTTGCTAATGAGACAAAATCAAGGAGGTGTACAAAGAAACATGGATAATTGGCTTAAGACTCAAAATACTCATCAAAAGATTCTTCCCCTTTAATGTTGGTGTATCCATGTCTCACTATCTTAACATGACCTGCCTTCGTAAAAGAGTGTAAATACCTATTTGCATATAAATTTAAGACACTTTAGATGTTCCAATAGAGGCTAAGCATATGCGACAACAACATTAGCATTCATTACCACATTTATTATCACCATTCTCCACTATCATCCATAGACCACCACGCCAGCACATGCCAACAGGGGCGGATCCAGTTGGATCCCGCACCTGCACGTGACGGCACTGAATCTTGTTAAAAAATTTGTAGTTGATAGGGATCGAACCTGAGACCTATAGTTGGAAGCTTACACTTATGACCAACTGAGCTATCCACTTTTTATGTAACTCTAGtctttagaaaatatttattactTAACCAATTTCGAAAATAAATCTCATAAtcttcttctccttcccaaCTGCTCTTCGACAGTTTCTATTTGAAGAATAGAGACCCGTACTTTGTGGCTGCCTACCAACCACGACAACCGCAGCCGCCGATCCACCGGGGGACAAGGTGGTGGTAAACCATTTGTTACTCGGGGTTTTAACCAATGGGATAAATAATGTCGACTTCAAACTCATATTGTTTAAAAATTGTTTAGAAAATAGTGAGATTAATAATGCAGTATAGATtacaaaatattgtttttaGGGCTGAAATGAAAACAtgaatttttaacatataaatttataatttttttatattttttatcgaATTGTATTTGTTATGCTCTCACTGAATTTGATTCCTAGATCCGCCACTGCATGCCAAACACCACTATCAAGTTTATTTGAATTGGCCAACAAAAGTGAGCGATGactaaataatttcactatttgagaataagtaaatttttttagaaGGGCTATACATCTATTTCAACAAAAATGCAAATGCAAAGATAAAATTCAGAAGTTGAAGTCTATCATCAAACTAATTCCTAATCGCATACAGTTTTACTCCCTTGTATCCCTACCATTTGTCCCATTTGGGACTTGACACTAAtcatcaatcactcttagtttgtattttatttttattccatACGTTAAAACATAAATTGGGTAAAAGCAGGCAATAGAATGGgctgaaaattaaaaattcaaaacgacACTTTGCAATAACAAAAGTAGTGATCAATTAATTCTAGAGTAACATAGTAGAAAACATAAATTGACATCAGTAAAAAGTACCTGCTTTTCGTTCTCATAAACACTGACAAACTCGCCAATCTTTCCACAACGCCGCAATCTTCTCAAAGTGTTGGCAAATTTCTAAACAAAAAGAGACAATTTTAGAAGAATAAAAAATCTAGTGCTATATAATAATCAAACATTAAAATACAACCCAAATTCTGTATACCACCCATAGCTCACCATAATGCAAATGCCTTAATCCTACAGGAATGGGGTCGACTATTGGTTAGAACATTAGCAACGAATCACGATCTTCTCCATACTAGCcatagctccaaacaatattcATGTTCCTAAAAGTGTGACGCTAATTATGTCTAGCGTTTGTCATATCAGTAATAATATACCTTTGGCCTTCTATGCTTTCCAAGAATAAGTCCATTCATTATCACAAGAAATGAATTTGACGAGTGCAGTTCTTCCCCAGAGAGTAACTCCAGGTCTTCAACACCTAAACTGCAACACTGAATGCAATTTTTGGAAAGTGTTAATCCAATAAGATAATGCTGCCACACAGATAATTCATAAGAAGAAGGCACACAACAAAGTAACAAGGTAGAAATACTAATCAAAAAATACTTTCTTCAACAAATTTGGAAGCAAAGATGATAAGTTATTTTAATCAGACACAAAATTTGAGCTTGAACATGATAGGTATGATGAGGAAAGAATCAAGAACACTATCAAGGGTATCTGGAGATGTAACTTAACAGCATGTACAGAATTCGATTGGACGTTTTTATAAGAATTGTACACATATGAATAGGATTTAATTTCAGTCACCACTCGCCACGAATCCATTATGTGAGCAGCCATTGCCTAATGCATTGTACGTTTTTGTTGCTTCATATTCGTTCCCCAAAGACTTATTAAAAGGTATTGAGCCAATATTAATGTTGAACATTAGGGGTACTTctgtagaaaaataaaaaaataatgacatTACTTTTAAAAGGCAACTACATTCAACATTCATTTGCTAATTAAAATGTAAGTGATCCCTCATTTCACTAGGACAGGATATATTCCTTAGTTGCAATTCTCCATTGTAATTGCCCTAGTTACTTTTTTATTACATAATATTATGTACTACTCCATCGGAACATATTCTCAATTATCAACTtccttttatagtttttataacACTTGTAATTAAACATGGCAAAAAAATTTTCCAATAGAAAGTTTAAGTTTCATCATATTAGTGAAAAAACTCCACCCAGAAGTCAAAATGCCTAAACAGCTTGTATAACATAGGTGGAGCATTAGAACCCAACCTACTATAGTACGACCTATCGGTTTAAACATTAAAGTCTAAAATTAGGCACATTTTAGTGATTGATGAATCAAAAACTATCAATCTTTCTCTTTGACTACCTCATGTACGGATGTACCTTTCTAAAGTACTCCaaatttcattcttcataacaATAATACCAATGGAATTTCAACCTCCTATGGATCCAAGAAATCTAGTTGCATTCTTGTGGAAGTCGAATAACAAGGAATCCAATGCCTTGTATTCGCTTTTACTCCTATGGATCCAAGAAATCTAGTTGCAACAAATTTGTAATAGcttcatcaacaaaaacaaaatgtcATTACCCCCGTGCCAAGCAAAAGGAGAGGTTTGCGGAGGTCGGATGATTTATAGGGGAGccaatatatttataaaaggtTATCAATTACAACTTTTTGATAGTTTGTAGTTTCGTACTTTGTATCAGTCATATGTAGAAAATATGACAAACAGAAATCCAGTCTTTGTTACTTATTCCTTCAATAATTTTATCTATAAACTGATTAAAGGATATAAACCCCTTCTATTTAGGGGGTTTTCCCAAAACAATTCCTAAGACCAAATAAATGTGTTCTAGTAAAAAATGTACCACGTGCTACTATCTAATTAGTCACTTGCTACTTATTCATTCAGCCATCTCGCTGACTACTACATCCCCTTGACCGCCCTAGCAACAACCAAACCCTTATCCTTCTCCGTCTCCTTATCCCTCTCTTCCATCCTACAGCTGAGTTCTAAGAGGCATGAGacatctttaaaaaaaaaagtagttgTGAGTAATAGCAGCAGACTTTAAAACCCATTCCTTTTAGCATTGACTAAATTCCTTATAAAAAGCAAGCCCTTTCTGTGCTTGAGATGCGGAAGGGGTAGCAGGGGGAAAGTGATCATGGCTGATGAGGGTGAGGGCCAAAAAAGAAAACAGCTGAAGGACCTGGGATTATCACTTGAAAACAATTCTTTCTTACTCATTCAAAAGACTAAGGTCATTTACAAAATTACAACCACTTAGGAAAGACACCATACAAAATTAGGGTAGCGGGGGAGGAGCGATCATGCCTGATGAGATTGAATTGTTTGAAGGAGAGTGACGAGACAAATCATTCAATATCCAATTCATCATAGTATACAATGAAAGATTAGTAAAAGGATGCtctcaaaaatttaattaaccTAATTCAAAAAGAGATAGGGTCATCAATCAACATAGTGAAATGCAGGACATTCCCTTTTTCTTTGTTGGACATCAAGCATGCAATGTCTATTCTAGATGGAGCCAAATATTTATAGTTCATTGATTTCGAAAAATAACTGACTATAGTAAAATTGCTCATTTATTCATGTGGACTCATATTTATTTGAAGTTGTAGATGACGATCgttgacaaggatcaatcggaaacaacctctttgacATTACAAAGGTAAGGTTGCATACCATCAGCCCCCTCCTAATCACGCCTAGGAGGGAGTCACTTAGTGGCATtgaggtaatggaatgttgttgtttGACATGATGAGAACATGGCCCAAATTGCAAAATCTATGAAAGATGATGGATTTAGATGAAAAACATACCAAAGATATTAGTGGGCCTTCCTCTTCATCAGTAGTAACATGAGCCATCAATGCCAAATTCTTTACCAATCCACAAGATTCACCTTCAGGTGTATCACACGGGCAGAGCATTCCCCACTGCACAAGACAACAATATATTAACAAAAGCTGAACTATTAAATTGTTGAATAATAGCAGAACTCAAAATGACAGAGAAATTGTGAATGACCTGGCTTGGTTGCAAAGCACGTGGTCCACTAACTTTCCTCGACTTCTCAAATTGTGGTTGAATTTTTGTAAGAAAACCTAGTGCCTGAATGTAAGACAGCCTAGCGAGCACCTGCCAAAGCCCACATTTCAAGCACCAAGAGAAAACATAAAAACTAATCaagaaaaatgaaaacagaAGAATGTAAACCTGTGTTACACCTTTCCGATCCACCCTGAACCGCTTAGCATACCAGTTTCCCGTTGAAATAGCTCTTTCTAAACCAAAGCTAATGGtattattattaagtatatgctgaaaagaaaataaaaatgaaatatagtCAATTTAAAATACAGAAGATATTGTGGGGTATAGGCCATGTATTACTAATACTAAATTAACAGCAGTAAACAATTCTATATGCCAGGAAGAAGTGAAAAGAAGACACAAAATGTCAAAACAATCCCCACAGGCTAACAGACTGGGGCAATAACTATACATAAAAAGCTACCATATACAAAACTGATATAAGAAATTAAAAGCGTCACAATTTCATTCTCCCTTCACTCATGCATGAAGATGGAAACTCACAGACATAGCTAATTTTTGCTCATCTCTGCAAAAACAGTCATGCCACTCTGAAGATGTGAAAGAAGGTTTTCCTAAAAAGTGGTTTCCATTATACGTTTATAAAATTTTCCAATAGCATTAACGCGGCTTTCCACGGATCCACAAAGAATTTCCAAAAACACAAAGCAAAAATCTACTATAAAGACGCAAAGTAATATTGAACAATAATACTGCATAAGGCACCAAACTCGTGATCCACTGACTCAAAATGTTAAGTGTTTAAGCTTTTCggaaataaaatcataatttgtttaactattatttttgtaaagAGAAGTTAAGAACCCTATATTTTGTAACAATGGCTCTTCATTGTGGTATTCTGGTCTATTTGAACACCAATGCAAATCCACTAGGCCAAACAAATCCCCATGACCAtggtgtaaaaacaaggccacatCGTATCGATCGTGTagaggttttcaaaacaaacgaacCGATATTTCCCACATAAAGGTGCAAAAGAAAACCGCGTTTTGGGCTATATCAAGggttatcttataattcaacCGATATTTCGGCGTTACAATAGCCGTATCATTCCCGTTACCCCATCATCGTTATGTATCTACGATTGCAACCGTTACACCGCATGTTTACACAATGCCCATGACGAAATCTTGGAAAAAAGTGTTAGTTTGTTAGGATCTATtaagtatttcatttctaacTACCAAAAATAACCTCaagcaaaaaagaaaaagatgattTATTCACATACCACAAAAAAGAACACAAGAAAATAGCAATAAAAAAGATGATTTGGGAGAAAATTTGAGAGTAGGGAAAACTACCAACAAAATGCGCTAGAAATTTGAACTAATGAATTCTTGGTGAATACAAGGCTTTTAGCATCTCTCTTGATCTCACAACTAAGCACATAAAACATCACATGATTTATTCACATACCACTTACAAATCGTTTGGTGTGCATATATTCATGTAGGAATTCACAATACCCTAGAATTATAATATGGAGTTGTTGTTTGGAAGACAATAATGATTTAAGTATGTGGGTACTGGAAATACATAAGAATTTACACGTCCTACAAAACAGAGGAAGTGGCTTGCCAAACTACCCATTTG
Protein-coding sequences here:
- the LOC130805937 gene encoding DNA-directed RNA polymerase III subunit 2-like isoform X2, yielding MGLTRDSLPDSENTTNIMNKQSLTAPIKSTVDKYQLIPEFLKTRGLVKEHLDSYNYFVTTGIKKIVQVNHEIRSSVDTGIYLKFKDVKIGEPSFVADGVAEKINPHQCRLSNLTYAAPIEVHIEYVTESGGEKERREKKDVVIGKMPVMLRSRCCVLNGKDETELAKLGECPLDPGGYFIVKGTEKVIMIQEQLSNNRIIIEIDKKGNLVASVTSSTATLRSKTVIVMEKEKIYLQLNQFQTKVPIMVVMKAMGMQSDQEVVQMIGRDPRYGSLLLPSIEECAKSGVETQQQALEYLEKKVKKPQFAFGLPEKENRALLILRDVFIAHVPVRNNNFRAKCLYAGVMLRRMLEAFLNKAAVDDKDYVGNKRFELSGQLLSLLFEDLFKTMQTEVRKKVDAILIKKSRSSRFDFSQHILNNNTISFGLERAISTGNWYAKRFRVDRKGVTQVLARLSYIQALGFLTKIQPQFEKSRKVSGPRALQPSQWGMLCPCDTPEGESCGLVKNLALMAHVTTDEEEGPLISLCCSLGVEDLELLSGEELHSSNSFLVIMNGLILGKHRRPKKFANTLRRLRRCGKIGEFVSVYENEKQCCVYIASDGGRVCRPLVIADKGISRIKEHHMKELRDGVRTFDDFLREGLIEYLDVNEENNTLIALYEDEAVPETTHIEIEPFTILGVIAGLIPYPHHNQSPRNTYQCAMGKQAMGNIAYNQLFRMDTLLYLLVYPQRPLLTTKTIELVKYDNLGAGQNATVAVMSYSGYDIEDAIVMNKASLDRGFGRCIVMKKKSGIMQRYENNTSDRILPPKKEGYFAEKMQALDDDGIAAPGQIVRQDDILINKQTPMVTRGSMAREIPDSQYRPTPFKQSGLAGDNSVVDRVALFSDKNDNMCINFIIRQTRRPEVGDKFSSRHGQKGVCGTIVQQEDLVFSERGICPDLIMNPHGFPSIA